A window of Plasmodium reichenowi strain SY57 chromosome Unknown, whole genome shotgun sequence genomic DNA:
ATTTCTTAGTTAATAACTTTTCTCCTTTAGTTTCAATAAGTTTACAATTAGGtaaattcaaaaatataaaataaaaaggaaaataattGTGCACCTATAAAATATGGGAATTATATCcaccaaaaaaaaaaatatatatacatatatacatatatatatatatatgttattatttatttttttttttttaatgtcACCTGAATGTAGTGTTTTTCATAACGACCATGATAG
This region includes:
- a CDS encoding rhoptry neck protein 5, which gives rise to FLVNNFSPLVSISLQLVFFITTMIEQYESGFLGNFSSALKKIFTLGK